In Vibrio cyclitrophicus, one genomic interval encodes:
- the dcuC gene encoding anaerobic C4-dicarboxylate transporter DcuC produces MLELLIGLVITIAVGYFIVKGYKAAGVLLTAGLALLLITGLIGHTVLPAKVASTGNMVTDSLEFVKYMLQYRGGGLGMQIMLLCGFASYMTHIGANNVVVKQFSKPLAAIKSPYVLLVAAYIVACLMSLAVSSATGLGVLLMATLFPMMTAMGISRPAAVAVCASPAAIILSPTSGDVVIAAEKSGMSLDVFAVQTVLPVSICAIIVMAAAAFFWNKYLDKKENTPMEKVDVSDIETTAPAFYAALPFLPIIGVFLFNGRTIPGLSLDIYTIVVGSIFVGAIIDYVVKKFDGEKTLEDLDSCYQGMAEAFKGVVMLLVAAGVFAQGLMSIGAIDNLIGLAESAGAGGIALMLILTGLTVAAAIATGSGNAPFYAFVELAPSLAAKMGLNPAFLIIPMLQASNLGRTISPVSGVIVATSGMGKISPFEVVKRTSVPVICGLITVIFGTLVLVPMAA; encoded by the coding sequence ATGTTAGAGCTCTTGATCGGATTAGTGATTACTATTGCTGTTGGTTACTTTATTGTAAAAGGCTATAAAGCAGCGGGTGTACTACTAACTGCTGGCCTCGCCCTACTTCTTATTACTGGCCTTATTGGTCACACAGTTTTACCAGCTAAGGTAGCTTCAACAGGTAACATGGTTACCGACTCACTAGAATTCGTTAAGTACATGCTTCAATACCGCGGGGGCGGCCTAGGCATGCAAATCATGCTTCTGTGTGGTTTCGCTTCATACATGACTCACATCGGCGCGAACAACGTGGTAGTAAAGCAATTTTCTAAACCACTTGCAGCGATCAAATCTCCCTATGTACTTCTTGTTGCGGCTTACATCGTAGCGTGTCTAATGTCTCTAGCAGTAAGTTCTGCAACGGGTCTTGGTGTGCTATTGATGGCAACCCTATTCCCAATGATGACGGCAATGGGTATTTCTCGCCCAGCAGCAGTTGCGGTTTGCGCATCACCTGCAGCCATCATTCTTTCACCAACCTCTGGTGATGTGGTTATCGCAGCAGAAAAATCAGGCATGTCTCTTGATGTGTTTGCTGTTCAAACGGTACTGCCTGTTTCTATCTGTGCAATCATCGTAATGGCTGCAGCCGCTTTCTTCTGGAACAAGTATCTAGATAAGAAAGAAAACACACCAATGGAAAAAGTAGACGTTTCTGACATTGAAACAACGGCACCCGCTTTCTACGCTGCACTGCCATTCCTACCTATCATCGGTGTATTCCTATTTAACGGCCGTACGATTCCAGGCCTTTCACTTGATATCTACACCATCGTAGTGGGTTCTATCTTCGTGGGCGCAATCATCGATTACGTTGTGAAGAAGTTTGACGGTGAGAAAACACTAGAAGATCTAGACTCTTGCTACCAAGGCATGGCGGAAGCATTCAAAGGCGTGGTAATGCTGTTGGTTGCGGCGGGCGTATTTGCTCAAGGTCTAATGTCTATTGGTGCGATTGATAACCTAATCGGTCTTGCTGAATCGGCAGGCGCAGGCGGTATCGCATTAATGCTTATCCTGACAGGTCTAACGGTGGCTGCTGCTATCGCGACAGGCTCTGGTAACGCGCCTTTCTATGCATTCGTAGAGCTGGCTCCATCATTAGCGGCGAAAATGGGCTTGAACCCAGCGTTCCTAATCATCCCAATGCTTCAAGCATCGAACCTAGGCCGTACCATTTCACCAGTATCTGGCGTAATCGTAGCGACTTCTGGCATGGGTAAAATTAGCCCATTTGAAGTCGTTAAACGTACGTCTGTACCGGTAATCTGTGGTCTTATTACCGTTATCTTCGGTACGCTTGTTCTAGTACCAATGGCAGCTTAA
- a CDS encoding response regulator: MTICKVMLVDDHPLMRRGISQLLSFEDEFEVIAEASNGTEAVALAHEEEPDLILLDLNMKGMSGLDTLKALRTDGSSANIVILTVSDSPADIEAIVKAGADGYLLKDTEPDELIELLKQAHSGDKAYSSVVARYLNDAGSRNDIFDQLTEREMQILQEVAKGYRNKQIADHLFISESTVKVHMKSLLKKLQVPSRTAATVLYLERYGEMK, translated from the coding sequence TTGACGATTTGTAAAGTAATGCTGGTTGATGATCATCCATTGATGCGCAGAGGTATAAGCCAATTACTGAGCTTTGAAGATGAATTCGAAGTGATTGCAGAAGCAAGTAACGGTACTGAAGCGGTCGCTCTTGCCCATGAAGAAGAACCGGACCTGATCCTTTTGGATCTTAATATGAAAGGCATGTCTGGACTTGACACGCTGAAAGCACTTCGTACTGATGGCTCAAGCGCTAACATCGTTATTCTAACGGTTTCTGATAGCCCTGCAGACATTGAAGCGATTGTAAAAGCAGGCGCTGATGGCTATTTGTTGAAAGACACAGAACCCGATGAGTTAATCGAACTGCTTAAGCAAGCACACAGCGGTGACAAGGCTTACAGCAGTGTGGTTGCTCGTTACTTAAATGACGCTGGTAGCCGCAATGATATCTTCGACCAACTGACTGAACGCGAAATGCAAATCCTTCAAGAAGTCGCGAAAGGTTACCGTAACAAGCAGATAGCAGATCACCTGTTTATTTCTGAATCGACAGTTAAGGTACATATGAAAAGCTTGCTGAAAAAGCTGCAAGTGCCTTCTCGTACTGCTGCAACGGTTCTGTATCTAGAACGCTACGGTGAAATGAAGTAG
- a CDS encoding nitrate reductase cytochrome c-type subunit, with product MKKLITALLSAGLLLAGAVQAEAELDNPGGIGGVESLRGASELEATRAADDFKNFPRDQVLESDYVYQPPLVPHTIRSYEVSLNANKCLSCHSWKNAKEMGATKVSVTHYMNREDAVLADVSPRRYFCLQCHVPQANAKPLVENEFKPVDSLR from the coding sequence ATGAAAAAACTGATTACTGCCCTACTATCAGCTGGTCTTTTGCTAGCTGGTGCAGTTCAAGCTGAAGCTGAGCTGGATAACCCAGGCGGCATTGGTGGCGTAGAATCTCTACGTGGTGCAAGTGAACTAGAAGCAACTCGAGCAGCAGATGACTTCAAAAATTTCCCTCGTGACCAAGTACTTGAGAGTGACTATGTATACCAACCACCTCTAGTGCCTCATACTATTCGTAGCTATGAAGTTTCTCTTAACGCTAACAAGTGTCTTTCTTGCCACAGCTGGAAAAACGCAAAAGAAATGGGTGCTACTAAAGTGAGTGTAACTCACTACATGAACCGTGAAGATGCGGTACTTGCAGACGTATCACCTCGTCGTTACTTCTGTCTACAGTGTCACGTACCTCAAGCTAATGCTAAGCCACTAGTTGAGAACGAGTTCAAACCTGTAGATTCACTGCGTTAA
- a CDS encoding chaperone NapD — MALNEVHISSLVVHVSPEHLDEIKAQIEQFDNAEIYGSSPEGKIIVVLETENQGFVTDTIEEINNITNVLGTALVYHQIETGLDETDLETGSNNSQLEGEV; from the coding sequence ATGGCACTAAATGAAGTGCATATATCAAGTTTAGTCGTGCATGTGAGCCCAGAGCATCTAGACGAGATCAAAGCACAAATCGAACAGTTCGATAATGCAGAGATTTACGGCAGTAGCCCTGAAGGCAAAATCATAGTGGTCCTAGAAACCGAAAACCAAGGTTTTGTAACGGATACCATCGAAGAAATTAATAATATTACGAACGTTTTAGGGACAGCTTTGGTTTATCACCAAATCGAAACTGGACTGGACGAAACGGATTTAGAAACTGGAAGCAATAATTCTCAACTTGAGGGTGAAGTATGA
- the napA gene encoding periplasmic nitrate reductase subunit alpha, whose amino-acid sequence MKMTRRAFVKANAAASAAAVAGVTLPATATNLIASSDQTKITWDKAPCRFCGTGCSVLVGTQNGKVVATQGDPEAPVNKGLNCIKGYFLSKIMYGKDRLEQPLLRMKDGEFHKDGDFAPVSWDKAFDVMAEKWKASLKKNGPTGVGMFGSGQWTVMEGYAAVKMMKAGFRSNNIDPNARHCMASAVGAFMRTFGIDEPMGCYDDFEHADAFVLWGSNMAEMHPVLWTRITDRRLSHPHVKVNVLSTYYHRSFELADTGYIFEPQSDLAIANFIANYIIQNDAVNWDFVNKHTNFKQATTDIGYGLRDDDPLQKAAANPNSGEMTAISFEDYKASVAEYTVEKASEMSGVSQEDLIKLAKQYADPNIKVMSLWTMGMNQHTRGVWMNSLVYNIHLLTGKISTPGNSPFSLTGQPSACGTAREVGTFSHRLPADMVVANPKHRKIAEDIWKLPEGTIPAKPGAHAVVQDRMLKDGKINAYWVMCNNNMQAGPNINTERLPGYRNPDNFIVCSDPYPTATAQAADLILPTAMWIEKEGAYGNAERRTQAWYQQVKTVGEAKSDLWQIMEFSKRFTIEEVWGEELVAKMPEYRGKTMYDVLYKNGNVDAFPLSEAQELNDDAQAQGFYVQKGLFEEYAAFGRGHGHDLAPYDRYHQVRGLRWPVVDGKETLWRFKEGSDPYAKKGSDWDFYGKPDGKALIINAPYEAPPEVPNDEYDMWLCTGRVLEHWHTGTMTRRVPELYKAVPDALCYIHPADAKARGLRRGDEVLIENKRGEVRVRVETRGRNRPPQGLVFVPFFDARILINKLILDATDPLSKQTDYKKCPVKITKVS is encoded by the coding sequence ATGAAAATGACAAGACGCGCGTTTGTGAAAGCAAACGCAGCTGCATCAGCGGCAGCCGTTGCAGGCGTAACACTACCAGCAACAGCAACCAATCTGATTGCTAGCTCTGATCAAACAAAAATCACGTGGGATAAAGCGCCTTGTCGTTTTTGTGGTACGGGCTGTTCGGTACTAGTTGGTACTCAAAACGGCAAAGTGGTTGCGACTCAAGGCGACCCAGAAGCACCAGTAAACAAAGGCCTTAACTGTATCAAAGGCTACTTCCTTTCAAAAATCATGTACGGCAAAGACCGTCTAGAACAACCTCTTCTTCGTATGAAAGATGGCGAGTTCCACAAAGATGGTGATTTTGCACCAGTATCTTGGGACAAAGCGTTCGACGTGATGGCTGAGAAATGGAAAGCATCTCTTAAGAAGAACGGCCCAACAGGTGTTGGTATGTTCGGTTCTGGTCAGTGGACAGTAATGGAAGGCTACGCAGCCGTTAAGATGATGAAAGCGGGTTTCCGTTCAAACAACATCGATCCAAACGCTCGTCACTGTATGGCTTCTGCGGTAGGTGCATTCATGCGTACCTTCGGTATCGATGAGCCAATGGGTTGTTACGATGACTTTGAACACGCAGACGCATTTGTACTGTGGGGTTCAAACATGGCAGAAATGCACCCAGTACTATGGACTCGTATTACAGACCGTCGTCTAAGCCACCCACACGTTAAAGTAAACGTACTGTCTACTTACTACCACCGTTCTTTCGAGCTTGCAGACACGGGTTACATCTTCGAACCTCAATCAGATCTAGCTATTGCTAACTTCATTGCTAACTACATCATTCAAAACGATGCAGTTAACTGGGACTTCGTGAACAAGCACACGAACTTCAAGCAAGCAACGACAGACATCGGCTACGGTCTGCGTGACGATGATCCGCTACAGAAAGCAGCAGCAAACCCTAACTCAGGTGAAATGACTGCGATCTCTTTCGAAGACTACAAAGCTTCTGTTGCTGAATACACCGTTGAGAAAGCATCTGAAATGTCAGGCGTATCTCAAGAGGACCTTATCAAGTTGGCTAAGCAATACGCCGATCCAAACATCAAAGTAATGTCACTTTGGACTATGGGTATGAACCAACATACTCGTGGCGTATGGATGAACAGCCTTGTGTACAACATCCACCTTCTTACAGGTAAGATTTCTACTCCAGGTAACAGCCCATTCTCACTAACTGGCCAACCATCTGCGTGTGGTACAGCTCGTGAAGTTGGTACGTTCTCTCACCGTCTACCGGCAGATATGGTTGTTGCTAACCCTAAACACCGTAAGATTGCAGAAGACATCTGGAAACTTCCAGAAGGCACTATCCCTGCTAAACCAGGTGCTCACGCTGTTGTTCAAGACCGTATGCTTAAAGACGGTAAGATCAACGCTTACTGGGTAATGTGTAACAACAACATGCAAGCGGGTCCAAACATCAACACTGAACGTCTGCCAGGTTACCGTAACCCAGATAACTTCATTGTATGTTCTGACCCGTATCCAACGGCAACAGCTCAAGCGGCTGACCTTATCCTTCCAACAGCAATGTGGATTGAGAAAGAAGGTGCTTACGGTAACGCAGAGCGTCGTACACAAGCATGGTACCAACAAGTGAAAACCGTAGGTGAAGCTAAGTCTGACCTATGGCAAATCATGGAATTCTCTAAGCGCTTCACTATTGAAGAAGTTTGGGGTGAAGAACTGGTTGCGAAAATGCCTGAGTACCGTGGCAAAACCATGTACGACGTGCTTTACAAAAACGGCAATGTTGATGCCTTCCCACTGTCTGAAGCGCAAGAGCTTAACGACGATGCACAAGCTCAAGGTTTCTACGTTCAAAAAGGTCTATTCGAAGAATACGCAGCCTTTGGTCGCGGCCACGGTCACGATTTAGCACCATACGATCGCTACCACCAAGTTCGTGGTCTACGTTGGCCTGTTGTTGACGGTAAAGAGACACTATGGCGCTTTAAAGAAGGTTCGGATCCATACGCTAAGAAAGGCTCTGATTGGGACTTCTACGGTAAGCCAGATGGTAAAGCGCTGATCATCAATGCGCCATACGAAGCGCCACCTGAAGTACCAAACGATGAATACGATATGTGGCTATGTACAGGTCGTGTTCTTGAGCACTGGCACACAGGTACTATGACTCGTCGTGTACCAGAACTTTACAAAGCAGTACCTGATGCACTTTGTTACATCCACCCTGCTGATGCTAAAGCTCGTGGCCTTCGCCGTGGTGATGAAGTTCTTATCGAAAACAAACGTGGTGAAGTACGCGTTCGTGTTGAAACTCGTGGTCGTAACCGTCCACCACAAGGCTTGGTATTCGTACCATTCTTTGATGCAAGAATTCTGATCAACAAGTTGATCTTGGATGCAACGGATCCTCTGTCTAAACAGACGGATTATAAGAAGTGTCCAGTTAAGATCACTAAGGTTTCTTAA
- the napF gene encoding ferredoxin-type protein NapF, with amino-acid sequence MVDLSKRRLFSRRKVDSSQIRLPWINNLENFTGDCTRCGKCIENCETKIIIVGDGGFPTVDFSIDECTFCYQCADVCPEPIFKPKQGEPWQAKAHISDKCLAQQNVECRSCGDMCEPMAIQFQLRAGSVALPKIKLDECSGCGACVAVCPTSAILVSNA; translated from the coding sequence GTGGTAGATCTATCAAAACGCCGTCTTTTTTCAAGACGAAAAGTTGACTCAAGCCAGATTCGTTTGCCTTGGATTAACAACCTAGAAAACTTTACAGGTGACTGTACTCGCTGCGGTAAATGCATCGAGAATTGTGAGACTAAGATAATCATTGTAGGCGATGGTGGGTTTCCTACTGTCGATTTCTCTATTGATGAGTGTACGTTCTGTTATCAATGTGCAGATGTTTGTCCCGAACCCATTTTTAAGCCAAAGCAAGGAGAGCCTTGGCAAGCAAAAGCACATATCTCTGATAAGTGTTTAGCGCAACAAAATGTTGAATGCCGGAGCTGTGGTGACATGTGTGAACCTATGGCCATTCAATTTCAACTTAGAGCAGGCAGTGTTGCTCTACCAAAAATCAAGTTAGATGAGTGTAGCGGTTGTGGAGCCTGCGTAGCAGTTTGCCCTACTTCGGCTATTCTTGTGAGTAATGCATAA
- the narQ gene encoding nitrate/nitrite two-component system sensor histidine kinase NarQ, whose protein sequence is MLIRPVSSVTSTIAKSLLSILLLSVATTGFAIFTLASSLNDAEAVNVAGSMRMQSYRLAHDIQIESVDYESHIREFESSLYSPSMTNLVSWNVPTDITQDYYLIIGRWHELKQVLNSEERDHYLVLVENFVAEIDGFVYKLQEFSEDKLIKLAWAGGIGLGGILVISLFVVHFVRKQVVKPLHALVGASQRIKNSDFEVELKVTNNNELGILTKTFNSMAKDLGVLYRNLESVVDAKTVELQNANQSLQALYHSSQELTVTRIAPENFRAILQHLVSLEGIESLRLEIADNSGRSLIMDEGYDSNLDYEKFEMKLDDNELILGYLYCSYHHGHSTKTLIESFIQLLSRAIYYNRAQKKAEQLIIMEERATIARELHDSLAQSLSYLKIQVTLLKRVIGKLPEQQHREQSEQIASEIGNGLADAYTQLRELLTTFRLTIKEGNFGDALSTMLEELSERTDAKINLTNNLSSIELDAHSQVHLLQLIREATINAIKHANADLIDVCCIDEDGEVLVVIKDNGDGFDSSSSKMNHYGMSIMQERAARLNGDLTIEAAQGEGCTVILKYKSLKEVKVDDL, encoded by the coding sequence TTGCTTATAAGACCGGTTTCATCTGTAACAAGTACGATAGCAAAATCCTTGCTCTCTATACTGCTGTTGTCGGTTGCTACGACTGGCTTTGCCATCTTTACTTTAGCTTCAAGTTTGAATGATGCTGAAGCGGTTAACGTGGCTGGCTCAATGCGAATGCAGAGCTACCGTTTAGCCCATGATATTCAAATAGAATCCGTCGATTACGAATCTCATATTCGTGAGTTCGAAAGTTCTCTTTACTCGCCGTCGATGACCAACTTAGTCAGTTGGAATGTTCCAACTGACATTACTCAAGACTACTATCTGATTATTGGCCGTTGGCATGAACTAAAACAAGTCTTGAATAGTGAAGAGCGCGATCACTATCTCGTGTTGGTTGAAAACTTCGTGGCTGAAATCGATGGCTTCGTTTATAAGCTGCAAGAGTTCTCTGAAGACAAGTTAATAAAATTAGCGTGGGCTGGTGGTATTGGTTTAGGCGGAATTCTCGTCATATCTCTTTTTGTTGTTCACTTTGTACGTAAACAAGTTGTTAAGCCACTACATGCGCTCGTTGGAGCCAGTCAGCGGATCAAAAACAGTGACTTTGAGGTAGAATTAAAGGTCACCAATAACAACGAACTGGGCATCCTGACTAAAACGTTTAACTCGATGGCCAAAGATTTGGGAGTGCTCTATCGAAACCTTGAATCTGTTGTGGATGCTAAGACAGTCGAGTTGCAAAACGCCAACCAATCTTTGCAGGCGCTTTACCACTCCTCACAAGAGCTCACGGTAACGCGGATTGCACCTGAAAACTTCCGAGCGATTCTGCAGCACCTAGTCAGTTTAGAAGGGATAGAGTCGTTAAGGCTTGAGATAGCAGATAATTCGGGTCGTTCATTGATTATGGACGAAGGGTATGATTCGAACTTGGATTATGAAAAATTTGAAATGAAGTTGGATGATAACGAGCTCATCTTGGGCTATTTATATTGTTCATATCATCACGGTCATTCAACCAAGACGCTGATTGAGAGCTTTATCCAACTGTTATCACGAGCGATCTATTATAATCGAGCGCAGAAAAAAGCAGAGCAGCTTATTATAATGGAAGAGCGTGCAACGATTGCACGTGAGCTGCATGATTCACTTGCTCAGTCACTTTCGTATCTGAAAATTCAAGTGACCTTATTGAAGCGCGTGATTGGCAAATTGCCAGAGCAACAGCATCGAGAGCAATCTGAACAAATAGCGTCTGAAATCGGCAACGGTTTAGCTGATGCCTATACTCAATTACGAGAGTTGCTCACAACCTTTAGGTTGACGATAAAAGAGGGTAACTTTGGAGACGCTTTGAGCACCATGCTTGAAGAGCTCAGTGAAAGAACAGATGCAAAGATTAACCTAACCAACAATCTTTCATCCATAGAACTTGATGCACATAGTCAGGTTCACTTGCTTCAATTGATTCGTGAAGCAACAATTAACGCAATAAAACACGCCAATGCCGACTTGATAGATGTATGCTGTATCGATGAGGACGGTGAAGTATTAGTCGTGATTAAAGATAATGGAGATGGCTTTGACTCAAGTAGTTCTAAGATGAACCACTACGGGATGAGCATTATGCAGGAGCGTGCGGCAAGACTGAATGGCGACTTAACGATTGAAGCGGCTCAAGGTGAAGGCTGTACAGTCATATTGAAATATAAAAGTTTGAAGGAAGTTAAAGTTGACGATTTGTAA